A single window of Melospiza georgiana isolate bMelGeo1 chromosome 6, bMelGeo1.pri, whole genome shotgun sequence DNA harbors:
- the CD59 gene encoding CD59 glycoprotein produces the protein MTKMNCILLTTCIVLIAFCGSGSALRCYHCDNSPTLCRTNSTCLVTEDTCLQLKFGKLRTFSCWKTSQCNVNEIADSFLLDNFEFFCCQHDLCNESAITGVNKAAFSIASVMAMLWMLL, from the exons ATGACCAAGATGAACTGCATCCTGCTGACCACCTGCATTGTTCTGATTGCTTTTTGTGGCTCTG GTTCTGCCTTAAGATGTTACCACTGTGACAACAGCCCTACCCTGTGCAGGACCAACAGCACCTGCTTAGTGACTGAAGACACTTGCTTGCAGTTAAAATTTG GTAAATTGAGAACTTTCTCCTGCTGGAAGACATCCCAGTGCAATGTGAATGAAATTGCTGATTCCTTCCTGTTGGATAATTTTGAATTCTTTTGCTGCCAACACGACCTGTGCAATGAGAGTGCAATTACTGGGGTTAACAAAGCAGCCTTCAGTATTGCTTCTGTAATGGCCATGTTATGGATGCTCCTGTAA